A single Numenius arquata chromosome 1, bNumArq3.hap1.1, whole genome shotgun sequence DNA region contains:
- the TMEM139 gene encoding transmembrane protein 139 codes for MWLETHWKNIRQALLLLFTAALLIGVTMLAISSNINPVGYFFLGVGGVCLVGYLLSVFVECYLKNQHQHDANEIPPNSQSQAGVNAAYEAPTYEEVMTTSVPAIWTIASNPGLVPSPLNEPPPYNVVIESSAQEEIMVDALRVSVVSDTRHICETDTGSRMQLQLVLPPRLQRFVSDIHEVKGIEDRFEPLEPLTPPPAYENAINDEVFEDAFQPSVL; via the exons ATGTGGTTAGAGACACACTGGAAAAACATCCGCCAAGCCCTGCTGCTTCTTTTCACTGCCGCTCTTCTCATTGGGGTCACCATGCTGGCCATTTCATCTAACATCAATCCAGTAGGCTATTTCTTCCTAGGGGTAGGGGGAGTGTGCCTGGTCGGCTATTTGCTGAGTGTGTTTGTTGAGTGTTACCTGAAGAATCAGCACCAACACGATGCAAATGAGATACCTCCAAACAGCCAAAGCCAAGCAGG GGTGAACGCTGCCTATGAAGCGCCTACCTATGAGGAGGTCATGACCACATCAGTTCCAGCAATATGGACGATTGCATCCAATCCAGGCTTAGTGCCCTCACCGCTGAATGAGCCGCCTCCTTACAATGTAGTTATTGAATCATCTGCCCAAGAAGAGATTATGGTGGATGCTCTCAGGGTGTCAGTGGTGTCAGACACAAGGCACATCTGTGAGACAGACACAGGCTCCAGGATGCAGTTGCAGCTGGTGCTGCCTCCAAGACTGCAGCGGTTTGTTTCGGACATCCATGAAGTGAAAGGTATTGAAGACCGGTTTGAGCCACTGGAGCCACTCACTCCACCACCAGCTTATGAGAATGCCATCAACGATGAGGTCTTTGAAGATGCTTTTCAGCCCTCCGTATTATGA